Proteins encoded by one window of Chthonomonadales bacterium:
- a CDS encoding type II secretion system protein, translating into MRRRAIGGFTLIELLVVIAIIGILASMLFPVFAQAREKARQIDCVSNMRQLGLALQMYIGDYDALYPPQDHLYIEPCDPCPFWMDVAYGVPNWYYSPYANWAQAIFGYVKSVGVYQCKSNRGWTQNSDPSQPGLSYVYNGFAAARSEGSVPAPSQYVVLWDYRYLTSYAIANPVPSGWAWYEGWAPHPSQYNLLFFDGHVKNRPEPQFRADIWGLPNGNPFAF; encoded by the coding sequence GTGCGTAGGCGCGCCATCGGCGGTTTCACGCTGATAGAGCTTCTGGTGGTTATTGCCATCATCGGCATCCTGGCGTCCATGCTCTTTCCCGTGTTCGCGCAGGCGCGCGAGAAGGCGCGCCAGATCGACTGCGTCAGCAACATGCGTCAGCTTGGCCTGGCGCTGCAGATGTACATCGGTGACTACGACGCGCTCTACCCTCCGCAGGACCACCTGTACATCGAGCCTTGCGATCCGTGCCCATTCTGGATGGACGTGGCCTACGGCGTGCCCAACTGGTACTACTCGCCTTACGCCAATTGGGCCCAGGCCATCTTCGGCTACGTGAAGTCGGTCGGCGTCTACCAGTGCAAGTCGAACCGCGGCTGGACCCAGAACTCGGACCCGAGCCAACCCGGGCTCAGTTACGTGTACAACGGCTTCGCGGCGGCGCGCTCGGAGGGGTCGGTTCCGGCGCCCTCGCAGTACGTGGTGCTGTGGGACTACCGCTACCTGACCTCCTATGCCATCGCCAACCCCGTGCCGTCGGGCTGGGCGTGGTACGAGGGATGGGCGCCGCACCCATCGCAGTACAACCTGCTGTTCTTCGACGGCCATGTGAAGAACCGCCCGGAGCCGCAGTTCCGGGCCGACATCTGGGGCCTTCCGAACGGCAACCCGTTCGCGTTCTAG
- a CDS encoding thioredoxin fold domain-containing protein, whose protein sequence is MRTGVLRMALTGACALWAVSGAAAAPAIRWAPSLTQALAQAKKTNKLVMVDFYTDWCGWCKELDKNTYTSAKVGEITNRHYVAVKVNAEKGGTAAARKYQVNGFPTILFLTGTGEAVGRIVGYMPAEPFAERITQIATAHRELPALEARLKADPGDAEAAARLSAIYAARGNAERASGLLATAERVDPGNQCGALAAAYNALGDHYQEEEQFERAVPLFRKGAQTAARPAEAAYARLSIAACFLSQQRPEEAVPELEAVIKMPGAPEELKAQAGQLLEVTRQKAQGSSALP, encoded by the coding sequence ATGAGGACCGGAGTGTTACGGATGGCCCTGACCGGCGCCTGCGCGCTCTGGGCCGTCTCGGGGGCCGCCGCAGCGCCCGCGATCCGGTGGGCGCCCTCGCTCACCCAGGCGCTGGCCCAGGCGAAGAAGACGAACAAGCTCGTGATGGTGGACTTCTACACCGACTGGTGCGGTTGGTGCAAGGAGCTCGACAAGAACACCTACACGAGCGCGAAGGTCGGCGAGATCACGAACCGGCACTACGTGGCGGTCAAGGTGAACGCCGAGAAGGGAGGCACGGCGGCCGCCCGCAAGTACCAGGTCAACGGCTTCCCGACCATCCTGTTCCTGACCGGAACCGGCGAGGCCGTGGGCAGGATCGTGGGCTACATGCCCGCCGAACCGTTCGCCGAGCGGATCACACAGATCGCCACGGCGCACAGGGAGCTGCCGGCCCTCGAGGCCCGCCTGAAGGCCGACCCGGGGGACGCCGAGGCGGCTGCCAGACTGTCTGCGATCTACGCGGCGCGCGGGAACGCCGAGCGCGCTAGCGGGCTGCTGGCCACCGCCGAGAGGGTGGACCCGGGCAACCAATGCGGCGCCCTCGCCGCGGCCTACAACGCTCTCGGCGACCACTACCAGGAGGAGGAGCAGTTCGAAAGGGCCGTGCCGCTCTTTCGCAAGGGCGCGCAGACGGCGGCCCGACCCGCCGAGGCCGCCTACGCCCGCCTGAGCATCGCGGCCTGCTTCCTCTCGCAGCAGCGACCTGAGGAGGCCGTGCCCGAGTTGGAGGCGGTCATCAAGATGCCAGGCGCGCCCGAGGAGTTGAAGGCCCAGGCCGGGCAGTTGCTGGAGGTGACCAGGCAGAAGGCCCAGGGAAGCTCGGCGCTTCCGTAG
- a CDS encoding DUF1361 domain-containing protein, which translates to MLRWIAWNLFLAAVPVGLAAMIGWGAGGKGRKRRLPSVLLIAIALVWLAFLPNTCYLLTEWRHLLFDARWEAVLDAGHVDRGAMLSTAKWSLFFLAYSGSGVLLFALAIRPVEGLLRARGYPPYLYAPFFFALVSFGVYLGLIVRLNSWDLVTRPEYVWQVTVDSLASTRILAAVGAFALILWGLYEAVDLWVDGVAGRLRAWGVVSAPRGRA; encoded by the coding sequence ATGCTACGCTGGATCGCCTGGAACCTCTTTCTGGCCGCCGTGCCGGTGGGCCTGGCCGCAATGATCGGCTGGGGCGCCGGCGGCAAGGGGCGCAAGCGCCGGCTCCCTTCCGTGCTGCTGATCGCCATCGCGCTCGTCTGGCTCGCCTTCCTGCCGAACACGTGTTACCTGCTCACGGAATGGCGTCACCTGCTCTTCGACGCGCGATGGGAGGCGGTGCTGGATGCCGGGCACGTCGACCGCGGCGCCATGCTCTCCACGGCGAAGTGGTCCCTCTTCTTCCTGGCCTACAGCGGGAGCGGCGTGCTCCTGTTCGCGCTGGCGATTCGTCCCGTCGAGGGGCTCCTGCGGGCTCGCGGGTACCCGCCCTACCTCTACGCGCCGTTCTTCTTCGCGCTCGTCTCGTTCGGCGTGTACCTGGGCCTGATCGTCCGGCTCAACTCCTGGGACCTGGTGACCCGGCCCGAGTACGTGTGGCAGGTCACCGTCGACTCACTTGCGAGCACGCGCATACTGGCCGCAGTGGGCGCCTTCGCCCTCATCCTCTGGGGTCTGTACGAGGCCGTCGACCTCTGGGTCGACGGCGTCGCCGGGCGCCTGCGGGCGTGGGGCGTCGTCTCGGCGCCTCGCGGCCGCGCCTGA
- a CDS encoding dihydrodipicolinate synthase family protein: MLETTRAAEAPPDFLRGIIAPMYTPVHGDGSLDEEGAAEMVRWLAACGCVRTLFARSGMGRMFSFTMEETLRFAAAVKAALPPGMGLLVGAGGEWLEHERGGRPDARRYTEQAIELTRWAAGAGADGAVHVIPYGLEPRPGETARDTVLRHYREVHDATDLPLVLYQPGGVPEEYRVTPGLLEKLLAMPRIAGMKVSTEEDAVFTPLAEVVRGTRFALICGHEGYYARGLPQGGVGVIGQGCNGYPEVLDGVQRRFHAGDRAGSARAQEDVQRGLDATSGLHSAVALKQYIARKGYRVGPADRGGGEPYPPEVIDRLERALDTLRAQYRAGSA, encoded by the coding sequence ATGCTGGAGACGACGCGCGCGGCGGAGGCCCCGCCCGACTTCCTGCGCGGCATCATCGCGCCGATGTACACGCCGGTTCACGGCGATGGCAGTCTGGACGAGGAGGGCGCCGCCGAGATGGTGCGCTGGCTGGCCGCGTGCGGCTGTGTCCGCACGCTCTTCGCCCGTAGCGGCATGGGGCGCATGTTCAGCTTCACGATGGAAGAGACGCTCCGCTTCGCCGCGGCGGTGAAGGCCGCGCTGCCGCCGGGCATGGGGCTGCTGGTGGGCGCGGGCGGGGAGTGGCTCGAACACGAGCGCGGCGGCCGCCCGGACGCGCGGCGCTACACCGAGCAGGCGATCGAGCTCACGCGATGGGCGGCCGGGGCCGGCGCCGACGGCGCAGTGCACGTGATCCCCTACGGGCTCGAGCCGCGCCCCGGGGAGACCGCGCGCGACACGGTGCTCCGCCACTACCGCGAGGTGCACGACGCCACCGACCTGCCGTTGGTACTCTACCAACCGGGTGGCGTGCCCGAGGAGTACCGAGTGACACCCGGCCTGCTGGAGAAGCTGCTGGCGATGCCGCGCATCGCCGGGATGAAGGTCTCCACGGAGGAGGATGCGGTCTTCACTCCGCTGGCCGAGGTAGTTCGGGGCACGCGGTTCGCCCTGATCTGTGGTCACGAGGGCTACTACGCGCGCGGCCTGCCGCAGGGCGGGGTCGGAGTCATCGGGCAGGGGTGCAACGGGTACCCCGAGGTCCTGGACGGCGTGCAGCGCCGGTTTCACGCCGGCGATCGGGCGGGCTCCGCGCGGGCCCAGGAGGATGTGCAGCGCGGACTCGACGCCACCAGCGGCCTGCACTCCGCGGTGGCCCTGAAGCAGTACATCGCGCGCAAGGGGTATCGGGTCGGCCCGGCGGACCGCGGCGGGGGCGAGCCCTACCCGCCGGAGGTGATCGATCGCCTGGAGCGCGCGCTC